CGCTCGGTTCTAGCCAGCCGCGAGATCGGGACGGCGTGGCTTTCGGTAAAAATCGCGTCTGACTGCGGTCTTGGCGGAGGATGGCGGCGTCTCgaacgtcgttcccttcttggggcatcgtcgttgcaggtcacgtcaacctgatcgggaagtttcgggggaaaccctagatctaggtctACCGGATCGGACATCCGATGACGGCGCCTTCGGTGTCGTTCTCCCTCCTGggaggcatcgttttggagcaagtgctgatTGGAGGGGACAAAAGGAGGAGCGGTGATTGATCTTGcccattgatgacggcggatctcggtggcgtggcgcagtggagactcgacGCCCGATGTGCGGAGATGGACTCACGCAGGAGGGTAACGCTATCTGGCGTCGTGGTGGTGTCAGCGGCAGCTAGATAGAGCAAGTTAGATGCAGcaatacagctctgaagatggattggtgacaggtggttgcggcggcctcatacccggcaggcgtcctggttgaggagcatgCCGGATTGATGGGTGCGCATACCCGACagacgtcctggttgggaccttagGCCTtaaatgttaggtttggctgcagggtctgtttggtattaggcccacactgttagcgccccttcatcaactgaatAGAAATAGCGACAGATGTCATTTAGACGGTGACTTAGTGTCTTGtattaataattaataaaatggatgTATCCTTTATAAAGTCTTGtattaataattaataaaatagatatatgcattgtccagatgcagaggcgcGAGGTCTTCCTCTTTTTCTAAAGAAAAGTTCATAACTGTTCGTCATATATAGCACTTTTATTCTTTTGGTTTGTCGGGCGTTAGTTCCGCCCGGAGTACCAAATATCTGTGTAGTTCTTGTGGTGATGCGATTTATATCATGCATTTCTCTTCTTATGATCAAGTTTTATAGCATTGTGATTATGCCGCATAACACATATCTCTGTTCACTTTCTGTCGTAGTACAATATACATGTGGAACTTCAGCGCAGGGTGCTCAGGCACCCAGAAtcattaaaaaagaaaagaaaaagaaagacagGACCCAGAATGCCCAGTATACTACAAACAACTACGGTAGAGTACACATTCACACGGGCAAAACTAACAGAACACGGCGGCATGCAGTAAAACTTCTGTTCAGAGCTCGGCATCGGAGGAGGGCGCGGCCACTCCCTTCACGTGTCCTTGGCCTCCCCCGCGGCGGTCGCCGCCGCCTGCTCCGCCGTCTCTTTGCCCATCTCCAGGCTCTTCTTGGTCGCCTCCGCTGCCGAGCCGGCGATTCCATTTCCACCAGCATCATACCTTGACACAACAGAATCACATCATGCTCACAAAGTAGTACTCCACATCAGGAACATAATAATACGTACCGATGATCATCGGAGTGCGGCCGCTGCAGCTTCATCCACGTTAGTTTGGCCCACGTGCGGAACGCGTCCAGCCGGCTGTTGAACCCGGGGACGCCACCATGGCCTACGGCCTGCTCCAccggctcggcgccggggcggctgCCGCCCCCCACGCCCGTCGGCGACGACAGCAGGAACGCCGCGACGGAGGCCACGAGCAGTGCGAGGAGGACGATGGTGATGGATATGGTGGTGCCGCCTTTCGCCGCTGGCGGTGCCGCCGCGGCGCGGCCCgtttggtggtggtggtcgtcggtgCTGGTGGCGGCTGTGTCCCTGGCGTCCGCCATGTCGTCGTCGGTTCGGTGGAGGATGCTATGGCGACGAGATCGGCAATACGGAACGGATACTATAGTAGTGCGAGAAGAACTGCGGCGCCTTTGCCGATCGACACGTGAAGAACTTCTAGAGCGCACTGGAGGAGCACGTGGCCGAGACGTGTCGGGCTCACAAGGTCTGCCCAGGGCTGGCCAACCCGGGCGTCAAGGCCCGCCGGATGGACGTGTCTAATTGGGTTGCAATTTCTTTTTGCGGGTGAGATAGCAGATCGTCATTTTTTTACGCGAAACATGAGAGTTTTATTGCATGAATGAAATTCCGTTACACTCAGCCCTAAGGCTGCTTACAATGAAGGTTGGACAAATATTCATCCAACACTCGGATACCTCTAAGTAGCATGTTTAGCACAAAGATCGACCGTGCTGTCGGCATCCCTACTAACATGTTGCATCGAAAAGGAAGCAAAATTTACAGCTCTCTTCCTAATTTCCTCGAAGATAGGCGTCACAACAGATCTTGTATTATGACGCGGCAGTTAGAGGTTCACCACTCTAAACAATCGAC
This DNA window, taken from Triticum aestivum cultivar Chinese Spring chromosome 1D, IWGSC CS RefSeq v2.1, whole genome shotgun sequence, encodes the following:
- the LOC123164152 gene encoding uncharacterized protein encodes the protein MADARDTAATSTDDHHHQTGRAAAAPPAAKGGTTISITIVLLALLVASVAAFLLSSPTGVGGGSRPGAEPVEQAVGHGGVPGFNSRLDAFRTWAKLTWMKLQRPHSDDHRYDAGGNGIAGSAAEATKKSLEMGKETAEQAAATAAGEAKDT